The nucleotide window ACTCATAGAGGCGTGCGGCCATGTCGACTTGGCTCGGGCTCATGCCCTTCGGCCGTTTCGGGGCTCTTCGGACATCCGGTGGGGGTCATGGGGTGAGGCCGCCGGCGGCGAGGAGCATGCGGAGCCGGTAGTTGTGTCGATTGCGGTAGCCGCGGGCCAGGCGCCGGTGGAGCTCGATGATGCCGTTGACGGCTTCGGTGCCGCCGTTGGACGTGCGGGCGGTGGTGAAGTACGCCAGGAACGCGTCGCGCCACCGGCGGAGGGTGCGGCCCAGGCGGGCGATCTCGGGGATCGGGCAGGTGTGGAACGAGTCGAGGACCTGCTCGGCGATCCGTCGTCCCTCTGCGAGATCCTTCTGGTGGTATGCAG belongs to Agromyces archimandritae and includes:
- a CDS encoding ISL3 family transposase, translated to MFVAWQCAQQLRSAYHQKDLAEGRRIAEQVLDSFHTCPIPEIARLGRTLRRWRDAFLAYFTTARTSNGGTEAVNGIIELHRRLARGYRNRHNYRLRMLLAAGGLTP